One genomic segment of Agromyces intestinalis includes these proteins:
- a CDS encoding serine protein kinase RIO yields the protein MTSSSSTASFDAASFDASALAFSQVEPDEHQRWSTWPATTPSERGPLPRPDWVVTSAAAIDTELGVVKSGKEADLFLIERAVPGVEPGAPGSTGQSTLLAAKRYRGAEHSDFHRSTVYTEGRGTRRSRDARAVKTGTTFGREVARVQWAMAEFAALRRLTELGASVPYPVQVHETEVLMEFIGDGRVAAPRLAQVRASHDELRDLFQQVVQFMRTLARAGLTHGDLSPYNLLVHRGRVVAIDLPQVVDVVANPAGFDLMHRDCVNLCTWFTRQRLECDAEQLFGELVAEVGW from the coding sequence GTGACATCCTCCAGTTCCACCGCGTCCTTCGACGCCGCGTCCTTCGACGCGTCCGCCCTCGCCTTCTCGCAGGTCGAGCCCGACGAGCACCAGCGCTGGTCGACCTGGCCCGCGACCACCCCGTCCGAGCGCGGCCCGCTGCCGCGCCCCGACTGGGTCGTGACCTCGGCCGCAGCCATCGACACCGAACTCGGCGTCGTGAAGAGCGGCAAGGAGGCCGACCTCTTCCTCATCGAGCGCGCCGTGCCCGGCGTCGAGCCCGGCGCGCCCGGCTCGACGGGGCAGTCGACGCTGCTCGCCGCCAAGCGCTATCGCGGCGCCGAGCACTCCGACTTCCACCGCTCGACCGTCTACACCGAGGGTCGCGGCACCCGCCGCAGCCGCGACGCTCGCGCGGTGAAAACGGGAACCACCTTCGGCCGCGAGGTCGCCCGCGTGCAGTGGGCGATGGCCGAATTCGCGGCACTCCGCCGGCTCACCGAGCTCGGCGCCTCGGTGCCGTACCCGGTGCAGGTGCACGAGACCGAGGTGCTCATGGAATTCATCGGCGACGGGCGGGTCGCGGCACCCCGGCTCGCCCAGGTGCGCGCGTCACACGACGAGCTGCGCGACCTCTTCCAGCAGGTGGTCCAGTTCATGCGGACCCTCGCCCGGGCAGGCCTCACCCACGGCGACCTCTCGCCGTACAACCTGCTCGTGCACCGGGGCCGTGTCGTGGCGATCGACCTGCCGCAGGTCGTCGACGTGGTCGCGAACCCCGCCGGATTCGACCTCATGCACCGCGACTGCGTGAACCTGTGCACATGGTTCACCCGGCAGCGGCTCGAATGCGACGCCGAGCAGCTGTTCGGCGAACTCGTCGCCGAGGTCGGGTGGTGA
- a CDS encoding ArsR/SmtB family transcription factor — MIVDPTRPLYEVKAGLFKGLAHPIRIRILEVLSSAAEVPVASLLEQTSLEASHLSQHLAVLRRNRLVESERRGSLVYYRLAYAEVADLLRVARVLLGEILGTTEQQLVAQRELPEIPRADTWAEARG, encoded by the coding sequence ATGATCGTCGACCCCACCCGCCCGCTGTACGAGGTGAAAGCCGGGCTGTTCAAGGGGCTCGCGCACCCCATCCGCATCCGCATCCTCGAGGTGCTCTCGTCGGCCGCCGAAGTGCCCGTCGCCTCCCTGCTCGAGCAGACCTCGCTCGAGGCATCCCACCTGTCGCAGCACCTCGCCGTGCTGCGACGCAACCGGCTCGTCGAGTCCGAACGGCGCGGCAGCCTCGTGTACTACCGACTCGCCTACGCCGAGGTCGCCGACCTGCTGCGCGTCGCCCGGGTGCTGCTCGGCGAGATCCTCGGCACCACCGAGCAGCAACTCGTCGCGCAGCGCGAACTGCCCGAAATCCCGCGGGCCGACACATGGGCCGAGGCGCGCGGATGA
- a CDS encoding SulP family inorganic anion transporter, whose translation MSGTAARLRGLLPSAADYRGLGRTWRVDLLAGVTVGIVALPLALAFGVTSGAGAEAGLVTAIVAGFVAAVFGGSNVQVSGPTGAMVVVLAPIIAAHGVGVLAVVCVLAGLVVAAAGALRLGRAVSYIPWPVIEGFTLGIAVIIFLQQVPAALGTTAGPSPNALVAGVESLPTAAWPEVGWTLGIVGVVAAVMLLGPRWIHPRFPGSIVAIVLVTVVAAIAHLPVDTIGELPPGLPAPTLPTFTWDQLAGLAGPIFAVAALAAIESLLSARVAASISDTGPYDADRELVGQGLASIAAGLFGGMPATGAIARTAVNVRAGARTRLAAVVHAVLLLGVVSFGASIVGSIPLAALAGVLMVTATRMISIATVRSVVGSTRSDAIVFVVTAVITVSFDLIYAVLIGVAAAAFFALRALANSAGVHREELPGPAEPGDERIALFRLEGALFFGAAERVLERVGDIRDIEVVIIRMSQLQILDATGAQVITELITQLERRGVTVLVKGIRSHHLRLAERVGVVRSLRHQKHLFDELPPAVEHARSHVRRAAEAHGA comes from the coding sequence ATGAGCGGCACCGCGGCACGCCTGCGCGGCCTGCTGCCGTCGGCCGCCGACTATCGCGGGCTCGGGCGCACCTGGCGCGTCGACCTGCTCGCCGGGGTGACGGTCGGCATCGTCGCGCTGCCGCTCGCACTCGCGTTCGGCGTGACCTCGGGCGCCGGCGCCGAAGCCGGGCTCGTCACCGCGATCGTCGCCGGGTTCGTCGCCGCCGTGTTCGGCGGGTCGAACGTGCAGGTGTCGGGACCGACCGGCGCGATGGTCGTCGTCCTCGCGCCCATCATCGCGGCGCACGGTGTCGGCGTGCTCGCCGTGGTGTGCGTGCTCGCGGGCCTCGTCGTGGCCGCCGCCGGGGCGCTGCGGCTGGGCCGCGCCGTGTCCTACATCCCCTGGCCGGTGATCGAGGGCTTCACCCTCGGCATCGCGGTCATCATCTTCCTGCAGCAGGTGCCCGCGGCGCTCGGCACCACGGCCGGGCCCAGCCCCAATGCCCTCGTGGCGGGCGTCGAGTCGCTGCCGACCGCCGCCTGGCCCGAGGTCGGCTGGACTCTCGGGATCGTCGGCGTCGTGGCGGCCGTCATGTTGCTCGGGCCGCGGTGGATCCACCCTCGGTTCCCCGGTTCGATCGTCGCGATCGTCCTCGTCACTGTGGTCGCGGCCATCGCGCACCTCCCCGTCGACACGATCGGCGAGCTGCCGCCGGGGCTGCCCGCCCCGACCCTGCCGACGTTCACGTGGGATCAGCTCGCCGGCCTCGCGGGCCCCATCTTCGCCGTCGCCGCGCTCGCCGCGATCGAGTCGCTGCTGTCGGCGCGAGTCGCGGCATCCATCTCCGATACCGGGCCGTACGACGCCGACCGCGAACTCGTCGGCCAGGGTCTCGCGTCGATCGCGGCCGGACTGTTCGGCGGCATGCCGGCGACCGGCGCGATCGCCCGAACCGCGGTCAACGTCAGGGCGGGCGCCCGCACCCGACTCGCGGCCGTCGTGCACGCGGTGCTGCTGCTCGGGGTCGTCTCGTTCGGGGCATCCATCGTCGGAAGCATCCCGCTCGCCGCGCTCGCCGGCGTGCTCATGGTGACCGCGACCCGCATGATCTCGATCGCGACCGTGCGCAGCGTCGTCGGCTCGACGCGCTCGGATGCGATCGTGTTCGTCGTGACCGCCGTCATCACCGTGAGCTTCGACCTGATCTACGCGGTGCTCATCGGGGTCGCCGCAGCAGCGTTCTTCGCGCTGCGTGCGCTCGCGAACTCTGCGGGGGTGCACCGCGAGGAACTGCCCGGCCCGGCCGAGCCGGGCGATGAGCGCATCGCGCTGTTCCGGCTCGAGGGTGCGCTGTTCTTCGGCGCGGCCGAGCGGGTGCTCGAGCGGGTGGGCGACATCCGCGACATCGAGGTCGTCATCATCCGGATGTCGCAGCTGCAGATCCTCGACGCCACCGGTGCCCAGGTCATCACCGAGCTCATCACCCAACTCGAACGCCGCGGCGTGACCGTGCTCGTGAAGGGCATCCGCAGCCACCACCTGCGCCTCGCCGAACGCGTCGGCGTGGTGCGGTCGCTGCGCCACCAGAAGCACCTGTTCGACGAGTTGCCGCCCGCAGTCGAGCACGCCCGCAGCCACGTGCGCCGCGCGGCCGAGGCTCACGGCGCGTAG
- a CDS encoding helix-turn-helix transcriptional regulator, with protein sequence MRNDLAAPHPLRETAEQHFYSSYHFHRLFRQATGVPLAQFLGALRMQRAKELLAFTGTPAWEIASIVGYQSVGTFSTQFSRLTGISPARFREVARWIGDMTVQDVLAILPHVSTPQIQIRAHHPPDTVDRAYFFGMFAEAIPRGIPSVFAFIDPEGRTRLEGGTIDRPYVGLGMAVPISARLIEITTYHEDILVAGRTVEPGNETGPLDFTFRPADLGDPPLLSAVPLTYLASVVPTELERAGTPADTAWSRAQPPL encoded by the coding sequence ATGCGCAACGACCTCGCGGCACCTCATCCGTTGCGAGAGACCGCAGAACAGCATTTCTACAGCAGCTACCATTTCCATCGCCTGTTCCGTCAGGCAACGGGCGTCCCGCTGGCGCAGTTCCTCGGTGCGCTCCGGATGCAGCGCGCGAAGGAACTCCTCGCGTTCACCGGCACCCCAGCATGGGAGATTGCGTCGATCGTCGGATACCAAAGCGTCGGAACATTCAGTACCCAATTCTCGAGACTGACGGGCATCTCACCTGCACGATTCCGAGAGGTCGCTCGATGGATCGGGGATATGACAGTTCAGGATGTGCTCGCGATCCTGCCCCACGTGAGCACACCCCAGATCCAGATCCGCGCGCACCACCCGCCGGACACCGTCGATCGCGCATACTTCTTCGGCATGTTCGCCGAGGCGATCCCAAGGGGCATCCCCTCGGTCTTCGCGTTCATAGACCCCGAAGGCCGCACGCGTCTCGAGGGCGGCACGATCGATCGACCCTACGTCGGTCTCGGTATGGCGGTTCCGATCAGTGCGCGCCTGATCGAAATCACTACGTACCATGAGGACATCCTCGTCGCGGGGCGGACAGTCGAGCCCGGAAATGAGACCGGGCCGCTCGATTTCACTTTCCGCCCCGCCGATCTGGGAGATCCGCCGCTCCTCTCCGCGGTACCGCTGACCTACTTGGCAAGCGTTGTGCCGACCGAGTTGGAACGGGCGGGGACACCTGCTGATACGGCGTGGTCTCGCGCTCAACCACCACTCTGA